Proteins encoded by one window of Negativicutes bacterium:
- a CDS encoding DAK2 domain-containing protein, giving the protein ATKGRASYLGERSIGHQDAGATSSYIILQAIYDYYVSIK; this is encoded by the coding sequence GCAACTAAAGGGCGAGCTAGTTATTTAGGTGAAAGAAGTATCGGGCATCAAGATGCTGGAGCGACTTCCTCTTATATAATATTACAAGCGATTTATGATTATTATGTCAGTATAAAATAA